The nucleotide window GGGCATCGAGTCCGAAGAGGTGCTCCCGATACTGGAGGAGTTCGGCTTCGACTACGCCCAGGGCTACCTGTTCGGTCGGCCCGCGCCCCTCGCGGACCTGTTCGGATCCGATTCCTGAAGATCGCTCTCGGCCGGAATGTGTTGTGAGCGAGCCGCGCCGCACCCTGAGGTGTGAGGAGCGATGGCTCGCTTCGCTCACACCTCAAGGGGGGCAAGAGATCACCCGCGTTCAGCGGGCGGCGGTCACGTGACCGTCCCGGTCTCGATCGCTTGTGGTCGGCCGGAACTCTCCACCTCGATCCGCCGCGGCTTGGCCTTCTCGGCGACCGGGATCGTCACGGTGAGGACGCCGTTGTCGTAGCGCGCCGAGATCGCCGAGCTGTCGATGGCGTCGCCGAGAGTCAGCTGGCGGCGGTAGGTTCCGGAGAATCGTTCGCTGGTCAGCCACTGCACGCCTTCGTCGGATGGCGTACTCCGCTGGGCGGACAACGTCAGGACGCCGTTGTCGACACTCACGTCGATGGAGCCGGGGTCGGCGCCCGGCAGATCGGCGACGAGCAGATAGTGATCCTCGACCTTATAAAGGTCCAGAGGCATGAAACGGGGAGTGCGGGCGGTTCCGGCCGCTGAACCGGTCATCATGCCTCGGGTCCAGGCATCCATGTCGGAAAAGGGATCGAAACGAAGCACAGCAGTTCACCTCCTGTTCTACAAGGCTGCTCGCCACCCGTCAGACGAGCAGTTCATCGCTGTACTGCCAACGAAGATAGCACCGGATCCCGGGCTCGTCTAGCACTCCAGGGGTGAGAGTGCCAGAAAATTTCCGACCATGGAAACGACACCGCCCGGCCGCGAGTTCGACTGTGCCGGTGGTGGTCCCGGAATAGCAGGGACGACCCGGAGCGGGGTCGAACGGCGCGGTCGGGCGTCGTCGGATGAGGAGTTGGTCAGTCCGTGAGCTCGGTGGCGTCGATGGTGAAGCCGGCGTTGCGCAGGCGGTCGACGAGGGCGTCGCCCATCGCCACCGCCGTGGTCAGCACCCCGGAGCGTTTGGGCAGCCGGTCGCGGTCGAGGGCCAGTGCCAATGCACTCTCGGCGAGCATCACCGCGGTGGCCTTGTACCCGGGGTCGCCCTGGGCGCGCATCCGAGCCCGGTATCGTCGGCCGGTGGTGGTCCGCGTGAATGTGTCGACCACGAAATATCCGCTGTCACGGGCCTTTTCGCTCGGTCCGTCACCGGGTTTCGGCAGCACGCGGTCGAGGACCCGACGCGTGGGGCCGAAGCTCATCGCCCCCATGAACGCGCCGGTGCCGACCGCGACCGCGCCGGCGAGCAGGGTCGACACCGCGGGGACGCTGCCCACGCTCATCGTCTCCGCGTAGTGGAAGTTCTTGCCATAGGCGTTGTCCAGCAACGCATTCGACCGTCGGACGATCCGGGTGTTGTGTGCCGCCATGAAGAAGGGGGCGAGCGTTCCGCGCAGCGACGGGTCGACCTTCTTGGCGTTGATGATGGACAGGTCGCTCGGCTCGTCGGACAGGCTGACCCGCGGCACGTCGCCCGGGCCGCTCGACAATGCCTGCGGGTTGAGCATGAGCCGCCGCGACTGCGCGTTACGTGCCTCCTCGGCGATGACCCGCATGGAGTCGATCGTGCCGCCGGAGATCCCGCCGCGCATCGACGCCACCACGAGGGTGGTGTCGGTCATCTCGCCGGCGTCGTCGTCGGAGACCTTCTTGTACAGCGCGTAGGTGGTGATGTCGGACGGTACGGAGTCGAAGCCGCAGGAGTGGACGATGCGTGCCCCGGAGGCGGCGGCGACCTCGTGGACCTTGTCGATGGAGTAGCGGACGAACGGGACCTCGCCGGTCAGATCGACGTAGTCGGTGCCGGCGGTGGCCGCCGCCACCACGAGGGCCTCGCCGTACTTGAGGTAGGGACCCACGGTGGTGCAGACGACCTGGGTGCGCGCGACCATGGCGTCGAGCGCCGCGGGCGACTCCGCGTCGGCGATGATCAGCGGCCAGTCGTGCGCTCGCAGCGGCAGTCGTTTGCGGGCGTCGGTCAGCTTCGACTCGTTGCGTCCCGCGAGTGCGATCTTCGTGCCGATGGGCGCGTGATCGGCCAGATACCGCGCCGTGAGTTCACCGACGAAGCCGCTGGCGCCGTAGACGACGACGTCGAATTCGCGACCGTGCCCGGTGGATCGGTTGTCGGGAGTGGATGTGCTGTCGATGTTCGATTCCCCGCTCATCTCCCCGACTTTACGTGGGACGCGGGTCACACGTAAGCGCCGACCGGTCCGGGACGCTCACGGCGACCGCCGCGCGGCGAGACGGGCCGCGAAGGGCGCCACGAACAGCATGAGCAGCACGCGCAGGATCTGGGCGGCGACGACGAAGGCGACGTTCCCGCCGGCCCCGGTGGCGGCGGCGAGCACCGCGTAGATGCCGCCCGGTGTCGTCGCCAGATAGCAGTCGAACATCGACTCGCCGGTCCATGCCGAGAGCACCACGCCCAGAAGTGCGCAGCCGGCCCCGATGGCGAGGATCAGCACCAGCGCGAGGGGCAGGACGCGGCCGATCGCACGCAGTCGCGGCATCGTGAAACCCAGACCCGCCTGCCATCCGATCACCGCGTAGGCGACGGCGAGCAGGGCGGGGGAGACCTCCGCGGAACCGGCGATCCCGGTCAGCTCGGCCACGGTCGCCAGCGCCAGCGGACCGAGCAGACCGGCGGCGGGCATGCGCAGCAACCGGCCGAGCGGAATCCCCACGCCGAGGCACACCGCGAGCAGCAGCAGGCCCCAGGCCTGATCCTGCAGGCTTTCCGCCGACCACGCGTCGGCGCCCGGCGTGACCGCGTCGCCGTCGGCGCCGAACACGAGGGAGGCGACCAGCGGGATGGTGACGGTCACCAGCGCGACGCGCAGGTACTGGATGACCGCGACCATCCGCTCGTCGCCACCGAATTCGCGGGTCAGCGCCACCAGTCCGGACGCCCCGCCGGCGACGAGCGCCAGGGAGCCGGTCAGCGGATCGACGTCGCGGCGCAGTCCGAGAAGGGCGCCGCATGCGATGGAGATGACGAGCGTGCCCAGACCGATGACGAGGACCGGGAACCACGACGACCCGAGGCCGCTGATCGTCTCCGGCTCGGCCATCGTGCCGATGAAGACCCCGAGGACGCCCTGCGACGCCACGAACGCCCACCGCGGGACGATCGGGTCGTCGGAATCGTCGGAACCGGTGTGCGTCCGCCCGGGTGCCCGGCCGGCGATCGCGAGGGCACCCGCGACCACGAGGCCCGCGAACAGGGCCGCGGCGTCGACGTCGAACACCTCGAGCACCAGCGTCGCGACCGCGGTGAGGAGTACCAGCACTGTCCAGCGACGCACTGGGTCCACCCTAGGCCCGCCGCCGGGAGCGAGCGGGGCGAGTGGAGCCCGCCGCCGGGAGCGGAGCGAGCGGGGCGAATCGAGCGGGTCGACGCTCAGGCGGGTCGGGCGGTCCCGAGGCTCAACGCACCGAACGGTTTCGGGACGCCCGGCTGATAGAACTCGTCGACGGTTCCGAGTGCGAAGCCGGCGGCGGTCAGTGCGGCTCGCACGTCGCGGGTGAGATGGCAACCGCCCGCGACGCGCTTCTGGACCGGCTCGAGTCGCCGCTGCCATCGGCGGACGCGGGAGTCCGGTGCGCGGCCGTGTTCGAGGAATGCAAGCCGGCCGTCGGGGCGCAACACGCGTCGCAGCTCGCCGAGCGCCGCCCTCACATCGGGGATGGTGCACAGGGTGAAGGTGGTGAGCGCGGAGTCGAAGGAGTCGTCGTCGAAGGGGAGTCGTTGGCCGTCGAGTCCGGCGCGTTCGATGGGCACCGGTGAGGCGGCGACGCGTTCGGCGGCCATCGACCAGCCGACCGCGGACGGTTCG belongs to Gordonia sp. KTR9 and includes:
- a CDS encoding Hsp20/alpha crystallin family protein, with the protein product MLRFDPFSDMDAWTRGMMTGSAAGTARTPRFMPLDLYKVEDHYLLVADLPGADPGSIDVSVDNGVLTLSAQRSTPSDEGVQWLTSERFSGTYRRQLTLGDAIDSSAISARYDNGVLTVTIPVAEKAKPRRIEVESSGRPQAIETGTVT
- a CDS encoding saccharopine dehydrogenase family protein → MSGESNIDSTSTPDNRSTGHGREFDVVVYGASGFVGELTARYLADHAPIGTKIALAGRNESKLTDARKRLPLRAHDWPLIIADAESPAALDAMVARTQVVCTTVGPYLKYGEALVVAAATAGTDYVDLTGEVPFVRYSIDKVHEVAAASGARIVHSCGFDSVPSDITTYALYKKVSDDDAGEMTDTTLVVASMRGGISGGTIDSMRVIAEEARNAQSRRLMLNPQALSSGPGDVPRVSLSDEPSDLSIINAKKVDPSLRGTLAPFFMAAHNTRIVRRSNALLDNAYGKNFHYAETMSVGSVPAVSTLLAGAVAVGTGAFMGAMSFGPTRRVLDRVLPKPGDGPSEKARDSGYFVVDTFTRTTTGRRYRARMRAQGDPGYKATAVMLAESALALALDRDRLPKRSGVLTTAVAMGDALVDRLRNAGFTIDATELTD
- a CDS encoding AbrB family transcriptional regulator; translation: MRRWTVLVLLTAVATLVLEVFDVDAAALFAGLVVAGALAIAGRAPGRTHTGSDDSDDPIVPRWAFVASQGVLGVFIGTMAEPETISGLGSSWFPVLVIGLGTLVISIACGALLGLRRDVDPLTGSLALVAGGASGLVALTREFGGDERMVAVIQYLRVALVTVTIPLVASLVFGADGDAVTPGADAWSAESLQDQAWGLLLLAVCLGVGIPLGRLLRMPAAGLLGPLALATVAELTGIAGSAEVSPALLAVAYAVIGWQAGLGFTMPRLRAIGRVLPLALVLILAIGAGCALLGVVLSAWTGESMFDCYLATTPGGIYAVLAAATGAGGNVAFVVAAQILRVLLMLFVAPFAARLAARRSP
- a CDS encoding class I SAM-dependent methyltransferase, producing the protein MGFYDDRVLPHLIERTCGMAALTPLRARACAPLSGRMVEIGFGSGLNVGVYPVALSEVAAVEPSAVGWSMAAERVAASPVPIERAGLDGQRLPFDDDSFDSALTTFTLCTIPDVRAALGELRRVLRPDGRLAFLEHGRAPDSRVRRWQRRLEPVQKRVAGGCHLTRDVRAALTAAGFALGTVDEFYQPGVPKPFGALSLGTARPA